From the Halalkalicoccus sp. CGA53 genome, one window contains:
- the radA gene encoding DNA repair and recombination protein RadA, translating to MAATEDLEELPGVGPATADKLKDNGFDTYQSLAVASPGELSNTADVGESTAADIINAARDAADIGGFETGTSVLERREQIGKLSWQVDAVDDLLGGGVETQSITEVYGEFGAGKSQVTHQLSVNVQLPREHGGLEGSAIFIDTEDTFRPERIDDMVRGLDDEIIEAAMAHREIEGTADDEEAVEALVADVLDKIHVAKAFNSNHQMLLAEKAKELAGEHEESEWPVRLVSVDSLTAHFRAEYVGRGQLAPRQQKLNKHLHDLMRIGDLFNTAIVVTNQVSSNPDSFFGDPTQPIGGNILGHTSTFRMYLRKSKGDKRIVRLVDAPNLPDGEAVMRVEGGGLKPE from the coding sequence ATGGCAGCGACCGAAGACTTAGAGGAGCTTCCGGGCGTCGGCCCGGCGACCGCCGACAAGCTGAAGGACAACGGCTTCGACACGTATCAGAGCCTCGCCGTCGCGAGCCCGGGCGAGCTCTCGAACACGGCCGACGTCGGCGAGTCCACCGCCGCGGACATCATCAACGCCGCGCGGGACGCCGCCGACATCGGCGGGTTCGAGACCGGGACGAGCGTGCTCGAGCGCAGAGAGCAGATCGGCAAGCTCAGCTGGCAGGTCGACGCCGTCGACGACCTCCTCGGCGGCGGCGTCGAGACCCAGTCGATCACCGAGGTCTACGGCGAGTTCGGCGCAGGCAAGTCCCAGGTCACCCACCAGCTCTCGGTGAACGTCCAGCTCCCGCGCGAACACGGCGGTCTCGAGGGCTCCGCGATCTTCATCGACACGGAGGACACCTTCCGTCCGGAACGGATCGACGACATGGTCCGCGGGCTCGACGACGAGATCATCGAAGCCGCGATGGCCCACCGCGAGATTGAGGGTACCGCGGACGACGAGGAGGCGGTCGAGGCGCTCGTCGCCGACGTCCTCGACAAGATCCACGTCGCGAAGGCGTTCAACTCGAACCACCAGATGCTCTTAGCGGAGAAGGCGAAGGAGCTCGCCGGCGAGCACGAGGAGAGCGAGTGGCCCGTTCGGCTGGTCAGCGTCGACTCGCTCACCGCCCACTTCCGCGCGGAGTACGTCGGTCGTGGTCAGCTCGCCCCGCGCCAGCAAAAATTGAACAAGCACCTCCACGACCTGATGCGGATCGGCGACCTGTTCAACACCGCCATCGTCGTCACCAACCAGGTCTCGTCAAACCCCGACTCCTTCTTCGGCGACCCGACCCAGCCGATCGGGGGGAACATCCTCGGGCACACCTCGACGTTCAGGATGTACCTGCGGAAGTCGAAGGGCGACAAGCGGATCGTCCGGCTGGTCGACGCGCCGAACCTCCCCGACGGCGAGGCGGTCATGCGGGTCGAGGGCGGCGGGCTGAAGCCGGAGTAA
- a CDS encoding DUF502 domain-containing protein — protein sequence MARSTSSGPISRLSADAFLAGVAVIVPLIVTLYILWIGLQFLGRALTPLASLLVWAGFEGLIDSLPIVGLLVELGIYGSAIAAITEFVAFVVLIGVILLVGSMAKHRAGERAIQVFDYAIARIPGVGTLYTSFRRVGDMMASDTIEEFEGVKLVEFSPTVHVLGFETNAAPPAVTDAMATDDVIAIFIPFAPNPVTGGFLTYMPRDRVTDLDMTVEDAVRNVITSGIAGEEASEKSLGVGPASSAVHGSPSSGAHAPGPFGPLGGQPFVASGESGSEANRRRI from the coding sequence ATGGCACGTTCGACCTCCTCGGGACCGATCTCGCGGCTCAGCGCCGACGCGTTTCTCGCCGGCGTCGCCGTGATCGTCCCGCTGATCGTCACGCTGTACATCCTCTGGATCGGCCTCCAGTTCCTCGGCCGGGCGCTGACGCCTCTCGCCAGCCTGCTCGTCTGGGCGGGCTTCGAGGGGCTGATCGACAGTCTCCCGATCGTCGGCCTGCTCGTCGAACTGGGGATCTACGGATCAGCGATCGCGGCGATCACCGAGTTCGTCGCGTTCGTCGTGCTGATCGGGGTGATCCTGCTGGTCGGGTCGATGGCGAAACACAGAGCCGGCGAGCGAGCGATCCAGGTCTTCGACTACGCCATCGCCCGTATCCCCGGCGTCGGGACGCTCTACACGAGCTTTCGCCGCGTCGGCGACATGATGGCGAGTGATACGATCGAGGAGTTCGAGGGAGTGAAACTCGTCGAGTTCTCCCCGACGGTCCACGTCCTCGGCTTCGAGACGAACGCTGCCCCGCCGGCGGTCACCGATGCGATGGCGACCGACGACGTGATCGCGATCTTCATCCCGTTCGCGCCGAACCCGGTCACCGGTGGCTTTCTCACGTACATGCCCCGCGATCGAGTCACCGATCTCGACATGACCGTCGAGGACGCGGTCAGGAACGTGATCACGAGCGGGATCGCGGGCGAGGAGGCCTCGGAGAAGTCGCTCGGGGTCGGGCCGGCGTCGTCGGCCGTCCACGGCTCGCCCTCCTCGGGCGCTCACGCGCCCGGCCCGTTCGGCCCGCTCGGGGGCCAGCCGTTCGTCGCCTCCGGCGAGTCGGGATCGGAGGCGAACCGGCGGCGGATTTAA
- the eif1A gene encoding translation initiation factor eIF-1A, which translates to MSENEGRRSLRMPEEGEVFAEVTDMLGANRVAVRCADGTERTARIPGRMRKRVWIREGDVVLVEPWDWQDEKADVTWRYEKADADQLRREGHIQ; encoded by the coding sequence ATGAGCGAGAACGAGGGGCGTCGGTCCCTTCGCATGCCCGAGGAGGGCGAGGTGTTCGCGGAGGTGACGGACATGCTCGGGGCGAACCGGGTGGCGGTGCGGTGTGCCGACGGCACCGAGCGGACAGCGCGCATTCCGGGTCGGATGCGAAAACGCGTCTGGATCAGGGAGGGCGACGTCGTGCTCGTCGAGCCGTGGGACTGGCAGGACGAGAAGGCCGACGTCACCTGGCGCTACGAGAAGGCCGACGCCGACCAGCTCCGCCGCGAGGGCCACATCCAGTGA
- the rio1 gene encoding serine/threonine-protein kinase Rio1: protein MTDEEYGLLEPDAVSGVGDEWEEIDVSDTEADRIARRRDREFDEFRKRIKDADQFKVEASVFDDATYGAIYRLVQHGHIEAFGGPISTGKEANVFTALSADGEVAVKIYRISASDFRDMSEYLQGDPRFRNLKQSNKKSIVLAWTKKEFANLERAQRAGVRVPEPIAVERNVLVMEYIGAEGGRAKRLNEVHVENPEVAYEVLREYMRRLHGAGIVHGDLSEYNVVVHEGQLVVLDMGQAVTVHHPRSDEFLARDCENVAAFFARQGVEVTGEELEAFVREESET from the coding sequence ATGACCGACGAGGAGTACGGGCTGCTCGAACCCGACGCGGTCTCCGGTGTCGGCGACGAGTGGGAGGAGATCGACGTCTCGGACACCGAGGCCGACCGGATCGCCCGGAGACGCGACCGGGAGTTCGACGAGTTCAGGAAACGGATCAAAGACGCCGACCAGTTCAAGGTCGAGGCGTCGGTCTTCGATGACGCGACCTACGGGGCGATCTACCGGCTCGTCCAGCACGGCCACATCGAGGCGTTCGGCGGTCCGATCTCGACGGGCAAGGAGGCGAACGTCTTCACCGCCCTCAGCGCCGACGGCGAGGTCGCGGTGAAGATCTACCGCATCTCCGCGAGCGACTTTCGAGATATGAGCGAGTACCTCCAGGGCGACCCGCGGTTCAGGAACCTGAAACAGTCGAACAAGAAGTCGATCGTCCTCGCGTGGACGAAAAAGGAGTTCGCGAACCTGGAACGAGCGCAACGGGCCGGCGTCCGGGTGCCGGAGCCGATCGCCGTCGAGCGGAACGTGCTCGTGATGGAGTACATCGGGGCCGAGGGCGGGCGTGCGAAACGGCTGAACGAGGTCCACGTCGAGAACCCCGAAGTCGCCTACGAGGTGCTTCGCGAGTACATGCGCCGGCTCCACGGCGCCGGCATCGTCCACGGCGACCTCTCGGAGTACAACGTCGTCGTCCACGAGGGTCAGCTGGTCGTCCTCGACATGGGCCAGGCGGTGACGGTCCACCACCCCCGATCCGACGAGTTCCTCGCGCGGGACTGCGAGAACGTCGCCGCCTTCTTCGCCCGTCAGGGCGTCGAGGTGACCGGCGAGGAGCTCGAGGCGTTCGTCCGCGAGGAGAGCGAGACGTAG
- a CDS encoding winged helix-turn-helix domain-containing protein has translation MTESKPIPDWEFKERDVIILKELTRDPQLSSRDLREILAEEHGIEVSHVTISESIRKMRRDGVFREAIIPNEEYLLFSLFEFQFDPEHFAESWRVAMEEIRADEHTFMYFLSDGEYQWKTIMMFENREQESRWIHEFYKEHGRLVNNLRNSVVTNVLKFGTDPELFDSLNLVRDR, from the coding sequence ATGACCGAGAGCAAGCCGATTCCCGACTGGGAGTTCAAAGAGCGTGACGTGATCATCTTGAAAGAGCTGACCAGAGATCCACAGCTCTCCTCGCGCGACCTCCGGGAGATACTCGCCGAGGAACACGGGATCGAGGTCTCACACGTCACGATCAGCGAGTCGATACGAAAGATGCGCCGTGACGGCGTCTTCCGCGAGGCGATCATCCCGAACGAGGAGTACCTGCTCTTCTCGCTGTTCGAGTTCCAGTTCGACCCCGAACACTTCGCCGAGTCCTGGCGTGTCGCGATGGAGGAGATCCGGGCGGACGAACACACGTTCATGTACTTCCTCTCGGACGGCGAGTACCAGTGGAAGACGATCATGATGTTCGAGAACCGAGAGCAGGAGTCGCGGTGGATTCACGAGTTCTACAAGGAACACGGCCGGCTCGTGAACAACCTCCGGAACTCCGTCGTCACGAACGTGCTCAAGTTCGGCACCGACCCGGAACTGTTCGACAGCCTCAACCTCGTTCGAGATCGGTGA
- a CDS encoding acyl-CoA dehydrogenase family protein, with product MEYHDSERAGELAAEIRTFVDEVVLPVEREWLGNGPVEESVIADLREEARERGIYGPQLPEEYGGLGFGFRDLLPTFEQAGRSLLAQAALRVDAPDEGNMHLLELVGTEEQRERWLRPLAKAEIRSAFSMTEPMQGGGSDPKMLRTEARVEGDEWVIDGHKWWTTQGSEADVLIVFARTDHEAHPYEGCSTFLVPADADGVEIVRDIPHVGETLLGTSHAEIQYSEVRVPEENVLGELHDGFGQVQRRLGPARLTHCMRYSGMAERALEVAKAYASEREAFGEPLSEKQSARFAVAEAETRLHAVRTMVRHAAREIEDGSEARIEVAMCKSYAAEAVQDAIDTAVQLCGGAGISRDLPLGDFYESVRQFRIIDGADEVHKRSIAREAFSEVETSELDGLVRYGEPSR from the coding sequence ATGGAGTACCACGATTCCGAGCGGGCGGGCGAGCTCGCGGCGGAGATCCGGACGTTCGTCGACGAGGTCGTCCTCCCGGTCGAGCGCGAGTGGCTCGGGAACGGGCCGGTCGAGGAGAGCGTGATCGCCGACCTCAGGGAGGAGGCACGCGAGCGTGGGATCTACGGGCCACAGCTCCCCGAGGAGTACGGTGGGCTCGGCTTCGGGTTTCGCGATCTGTTGCCGACGTTCGAACAGGCGGGCCGGAGTCTCCTCGCACAGGCCGCCCTCCGGGTCGACGCTCCCGACGAGGGGAACATGCACCTCCTCGAACTCGTCGGAACCGAGGAGCAGAGAGAGCGGTGGCTCCGTCCGCTCGCGAAGGCCGAGATCAGGTCGGCGTTCTCGATGACCGAACCGATGCAAGGCGGCGGGTCCGACCCGAAGATGTTGCGGACCGAGGCCAGAGTGGAGGGCGACGAGTGGGTCATCGACGGCCACAAGTGGTGGACGACGCAGGGCAGCGAGGCCGACGTGCTGATCGTCTTCGCGCGAACGGACCACGAGGCCCACCCCTACGAGGGCTGCTCGACGTTCCTCGTCCCGGCAGACGCCGACGGGGTGGAGATCGTTCGCGACATCCCCCACGTCGGGGAGACGCTACTCGGGACGAGTCACGCAGAGATACAGTACAGTGAGGTGAGGGTGCCCGAGGAGAACGTTCTGGGCGAGCTCCACGACGGCTTCGGGCAGGTCCAGCGCAGACTCGGGCCCGCTCGGCTCACCCACTGCATGCGCTACTCGGGGATGGCCGAACGCGCCCTCGAGGTGGCGAAGGCGTATGCGAGCGAGCGCGAGGCGTTCGGCGAGCCGCTCTCGGAGAAGCAGTCCGCGCGGTTCGCGGTCGCCGAGGCCGAGACACGATTGCACGCGGTCCGGACGATGGTGCGCCACGCCGCCCGAGAGATAGAGGACGGGAGCGAGGCACGGATCGAGGTGGCGATGTGCAAGTCCTACGCGGCCGAGGCCGTACAGGATGCGATCGACACCGCCGTCCAGCTCTGTGGCGGTGCGGGGATCTCGCGGGATCTACCGCTGGGAGACTTCTACGAGTCGGTCAGGCAGTTCCGGATCATCGACGGTGCCGACGAGGTCCACAAGCGCTCGATCGCCCGCGAGGCGTTCTCCGAGGTGGAGACGAGCGAGCTCGACGGACTCGTTCGGTACGGCGAGCCGAGTCGGTGA
- a CDS encoding phosphotransferase family protein — protein MSDRSYLDRLVDGEALRSYLESELGGVERFAFERHPEGHSNETLFLTWGERELVLRRPPPGETADTAHDVLREYRVMDALQDTDVPLPGTVLACEDESVIGGDFYLMERLAGDVIRGEEPERFAVPAHRDRIGTELVETLAAIHSVDVEAVGLAEFGRPEGFTERQVERWGKQIDWAAGTTAEEREVPELDRVGEWLEANVPGEYPHTLVHGDYKLDNVLFGPGTPPEIAGVMDWELSALGDPFTDLGWTLSFWHDPADPPPAIPELYPTFMTREGYPTRDDLVERYEAATGYSFDHDRFYRSLAVYKMAGLGEMFFARYLNGDSDDPLYPGMETQVPKLAGRAIEIIEGED, from the coding sequence GTGAGCGACCGGTCGTACCTCGACCGGCTGGTCGACGGGGAGGCGCTTCGGTCGTATCTGGAGTCCGAACTCGGAGGTGTCGAACGGTTCGCGTTCGAGCGCCACCCCGAGGGCCACTCGAACGAGACGCTCTTTCTCACCTGGGGTGAGCGAGAGCTCGTGCTCAGACGACCACCGCCGGGCGAGACCGCCGACACCGCCCACGACGTCCTCCGGGAGTACCGCGTGATGGACGCGCTCCAGGACACCGACGTCCCGCTCCCCGGGACGGTCCTCGCCTGCGAGGACGAGTCCGTGATCGGCGGCGACTTCTACCTGATGGAGCGACTCGCAGGCGACGTGATCCGCGGCGAGGAGCCCGAGCGGTTCGCCGTTCCCGCCCACCGCGACCGGATCGGTACGGAACTCGTCGAGACGCTCGCGGCGATTCACTCCGTCGACGTAGAGGCAGTCGGCCTGGCCGAGTTCGGCCGTCCGGAGGGGTTCACCGAGCGCCAGGTCGAACGCTGGGGGAAACAGATCGACTGGGCCGCGGGAACGACGGCCGAGGAGCGCGAGGTCCCGGAACTCGACCGGGTCGGCGAGTGGCTCGAGGCGAACGTCCCCGGGGAGTATCCGCACACGCTCGTCCACGGCGACTACAAGCTCGACAACGTGCTCTTCGGTCCCGGAACGCCGCCGGAGATCGCGGGCGTGATGGACTGGGAGCTCTCGGCGCTCGGCGACCCCTTTACCGACCTCGGCTGGACGCTCTCGTTCTGGCACGATCCGGCGGACCCGCCGCCGGCGATCCCGGAGCTCTACCCGACGTTCATGACCCGGGAGGGCTACCCGACGAGGGACGACCTCGTCGAGCGGTACGAGGCGGCCACGGGCTACTCGTTCGACCACGACCGGTTCTACCGGTCGCTCGCGGTCTACAAGATGGCCGGCCTCGGCGAGATGTTCTTCGCCAGGTACCTGAACGGGGACAGCGACGACCCGCTCTACCCGGGGATGGAGACGCAGGTCCCGAAACTCGCCGGACGCGCGATCGAGATCATCGAGGGCGAGGACTGA
- a CDS encoding sodium:solute symporter family protein: MVEGTLDTAKVVSLLTGVVLFFALMLYVGYRTEKWIDSTSDFIVSGREINYLVIGAGFAAIGLAGSQVSSLPEFAITLGLLPASLYMLTWCVFLVIFGWKIAPYIRRSGVYTTSEWMEQRFDRRTRIVAAIGSALGIIGVVAAQFVGLGLVVAELTDFSYLYASFGILVITLVYMYLGGLWAVTVNDVIQIVIGSVAMIVIATWLFVYFGSPTWLAQNAPEMASLSGTGAMEPVALTFNSPVTWFIGWGALIIGNQYYWIRLVSARSEEAAKKGTMLGGVLTAIFFSLLLALPGAYAVAAYGAPADAGYHSGGVFGVMLLEMPPLMDAFVLVALISALMSTASTAIIGIVSILIRDVWEPLVGRATTSDELMGPTRLFTVLIGVAAWVWAITWQETAALMLALGWSFIAPLVSVVLIGLAWPRLTASGAFYGISTGIVAVLLWQYGPWGLGAYAHETWIGIFVPAIVALVVSLVTEPPYYGTADWQERATADTRTPRDEQPQPDLQELALELSKPWTPSARWNRFVVDRGSEGGLLPTLLRYDSRAASRGERDE, encoded by the coding sequence ATGGTCGAGGGCACGTTGGATACCGCGAAGGTCGTATCGCTACTGACCGGAGTCGTCCTCTTCTTCGCGCTCATGCTGTACGTCGGCTACCGGACCGAGAAATGGATTGACTCTACATCGGATTTCATCGTCTCCGGTAGGGAGATCAACTACCTGGTGATCGGAGCGGGTTTCGCGGCGATCGGGTTGGCTGGATCGCAGGTCTCCTCGTTGCCGGAGTTCGCCATCACTCTCGGGCTCCTTCCAGCCTCGCTCTACATGCTCACGTGGTGTGTTTTTCTGGTGATTTTCGGGTGGAAGATCGCACCGTACATCAGGAGAAGCGGGGTCTATACCACCTCGGAGTGGATGGAACAACGATTCGATCGGCGGACGCGGATCGTGGCAGCAATCGGGAGCGCGCTCGGCATCATCGGTGTCGTCGCGGCGCAGTTCGTTGGCCTCGGTCTCGTAGTGGCCGAACTGACCGATTTCTCGTACTTATACGCGTCGTTCGGAATTCTCGTGATCACGCTCGTCTACATGTATCTCGGCGGGCTCTGGGCGGTGACGGTCAACGACGTCATCCAGATCGTCATCGGGAGCGTCGCGATGATCGTCATCGCGACCTGGCTGTTCGTCTATTTCGGCTCACCGACCTGGCTCGCCCAGAACGCTCCCGAGATGGCCAGTCTCTCCGGAACCGGGGCGATGGAGCCCGTTGCCCTGACGTTCAATAGCCCGGTGACCTGGTTCATCGGATGGGGCGCGTTGATCATCGGCAACCAGTACTACTGGATTCGGCTGGTGAGCGCCCGCAGCGAGGAGGCCGCGAAGAAGGGAACGATGCTCGGTGGAGTCCTGACGGCGATCTTCTTCTCGTTACTCCTCGCACTCCCAGGGGCGTACGCGGTCGCAGCGTACGGTGCTCCGGCGGACGCCGGCTACCACTCCGGAGGCGTGTTCGGAGTGATGTTGCTCGAAATGCCACCGCTGATGGACGCCTTCGTCCTCGTAGCGCTCATTTCGGCCCTGATGAGCACGGCCTCGACTGCGATCATCGGCATCGTTTCGATTCTCATTCGTGACGTGTGGGAGCCACTGGTCGGTCGGGCGACGACCTCGGACGAACTCATGGGTCCGACGCGTCTCTTTACGGTGCTGATCGGTGTCGCCGCGTGGGTCTGGGCGATCACGTGGCAGGAGACGGCGGCACTCATGCTCGCACTCGGCTGGTCCTTCATCGCTCCGCTGGTGTCGGTCGTCCTGATCGGCCTCGCATGGCCACGACTGACCGCTTCTGGGGCCTTCTACGGGATCTCTACCGGAATCGTCGCCGTCCTGCTCTGGCAGTACGGACCGTGGGGACTCGGTGCGTACGCGCACGAGACGTGGATCGGGATATTCGTCCCCGCGATCGTCGCCCTCGTGGTGTCTCTGGTCACCGAGCCACCGTACTACGGCACAGCTGACTGGCAGGAGAGAGCGACGGCGGACACGCGAACGCCACGTGACGAACAACCACAGCCCGACCTGCAGGAACTCGCGCTCGAGCTTTCGAAACCGTGGACGCCGAGTGCTCGCTGGAACCGGTTCGTCGTGGACCGTGGGAGCGAGGGGGGTCTCCTTCCGACACTGCTTCGCTACGACTCCCGGGCCGCTTCGAGGGGTGAGCGCGATGAGTGA
- a CDS encoding DoxX family protein, protein MADSNRTADPPSTLGRLLYSGTLAYMALDGFRNNEKRVEIAREKGVPLAGIAVPFTTGMLLVANLGLLLWRFPRASAGAVIVFFIGTTPAIHDFWTMEGTERQANKVNFCKNVALLGAALVLLREAGKGPE, encoded by the coding sequence GTGGCCGACTCGAACCGCACGGCCGACCCGCCCTCGACACTCGGACGGCTGCTCTACAGCGGGACGCTCGCCTACATGGCGCTCGACGGCTTTCGGAACAACGAGAAACGGGTCGAGATCGCCCGCGAGAAGGGCGTTCCGCTCGCCGGGATAGCAGTGCCGTTCACGACGGGGATGTTACTCGTTGCCAACTTGGGGCTCCTCCTCTGGCGGTTTCCTCGCGCGTCGGCGGGAGCGGTGATAGTCTTCTTCATCGGCACGACGCCCGCGATCCACGACTTCTGGACGATGGAGGGGACTGAACGCCAGGCGAACAAGGTAAACTTCTGTAAGAACGTCGCGTTACTCGGCGCGGCACTCGTCCTCCTCCGCGAGGCAGGAAAGGGACCCGAGTAG